The following coding sequences are from one Culex quinquefasciatus strain JHB chromosome 1, VPISU_Cqui_1.0_pri_paternal, whole genome shotgun sequence window:
- the LOC6035400 gene encoding uncharacterized protein LOC6035400 encodes MAVQWLVAFAIIIGASANGGDFDFRAFDFGDEDTEFFGGSFEKSFSDHETYFPTDFNLGSLNLVAATPKFARMSTYVDPSEVRVARIKRKTASGEEGDDEEDENGRDGSSEEKSGGSVDDYADRYEQFVSRHFRDRDEQRKQDDANGGGDGASYEYRFDFGPSDDYERIKQESEAQSRQLAKDPKNCKAREQDGMVCHVCRDPVTDTTSESCSYATAPHHNKFAYVKQKNYNSKDHEKEPEGESEEDDRDVDEQQEGSEEVTQQPAKPIKRKENILVNLPPKPKVTPTKKPVVHHKPGSPKATANGGGYRYQPVDPRSNKERPRSAPMIQHPTYYDFYTHFFPAAAGRSSEKIRQQLPEQAANGSDEVYVLRSNPDEVAKVLADFESRDWSNCKKGKKNDLTCYTCTDSDGVKHEECMYVSESRQVPARILPAASTTQPTATETVLKPTKKTYRGSHPSKKKVDTSQEQKKPTSPKLRNSSAGKPQKLVQLLEPTQQEQTSPEEHQTVKRTVSIMSHVDERGPAVRGGGRVMHYEHQVTHTV; translated from the exons ATGGCAGTTCAGTGGCTAGTGGCGTTCGCGATCATTATTGGCGCCTCGGCAAATGGCGGCGATTTCGACTTCCGGGCGTTCGATTTCGGCGACGAAGATACGGAATTCTTCGGTGGTTCGTTCGAAAAGTCGTTTAGCGATCACGAAACGTACTTCCCGACGGACTTTAATCTGGGCAGTTTGAATTTGGTGGCGGCCACGCCCAAGTTTGCGCGCATGTCGACCTACGTCGATCCGAGTGAGGTCAGGGTGGCGCGGATTAAGCGGAAGACTGCTTCTGGGGAAGAGGGAGACGATGAAGAGGACGAGAATGGCCGGGATGGGTCTTCCGAGGAAAAAAGCGGTGGAAGTGTGGATGATTATGCCGATCGGTACGAACAGTTTGTGAGTCGACATTTCCGAGATCGGGATGAACAGAGGAAACAGGATGATGCTAACGGTGGCGGCGATGGTGCCAGCTATGAGTACCGGTTTGATTTCGGTCCCTCGGATGATTACGAACGGATCAAGCAGGAATCGGAAGCGCAGAGTCGTCAGCTGGCGAAGGACCCGAAGAACTGTAAGGCGCGCGAGCAAGATGGAATGGTATGCCACGTGTGTCGCGATCCGGTCACGGATACAACGTCGGAATCGTGCTCGTACGCAACCGCCCCGCATCACAACAAGTTTGCGTACGTAAAGCAGAAAAACTACAACAGCAAAGATCACGAAAAGGAACCGGAAGGCGAGTCCGAAGAGGACGATCGGGATGTCGATGAACAACAAGAAGGCAGTGAAGAGGTTACTCAACAGCCTGCCAAACCAATCAAACGCAAAGAAAACATACTGGTCAATCTTCCGCCGAAGCCGAAGGTAACTCCAACCAAGAAACCGGTCGTCCATCACAAACCAGGTAGCCCCAAGGCGACGGCCAACGGTGGAGGTTACCGCTACCAACCGGTTGACCCTCGGTCCAACAAGGAGCGTCCGCGATCGGCACCGATGATTCAGCATCCGACGTACTACGACTTTTACACACACTTCTTCCCGGCGGCGGCAGGCCGAAGCAGCGAAAAAATTCGCCAGCAGCTGCCGGAGCAGGCCGCCAACGGAAGTGACGAGGTGTACGTGCTGCGGAGCAACCCGGACGAAGTGGCCAAGGTGCTGGCGGACTTTGAGAGTCGCGATTGGTCGAATTGTAAGAAAG GTAAAAAGAACGACCTCACCTGCTACACCTGCACCGACTCGGACGGCGTTAAACACGAGGAATGTATGTACGTTTCAGAGTCCCGCCAAGTTCCGGCCCGAATCCTGCCAGCGGCCAGCACAACTCAACCAACCGCCACCGAAACCGTCCTGAAACCAACCAAAAAGACTTACCGAGGAAGTCACCCCAGCAAAAAGAAGGTCGACACTTCCCAGGAGCAGAAGAAACCGACCTCGCCCAAGCTGAGGAACAGCAGCGCTGGGAAACCCCAAAAGCTGGTCCAGCTGCTGGAACCGACGCAGCAGGAGCAAACGAGTCCCGAGGAACACCAAACGGTGAAGCGTACCGTTTCGATCATGAGTCACGTGGACGAGCGGGGCCCGGCGGTGCGGGGAGGCGGTCGAGTCATGCACTACGAGCACCAGGTGACGCACACCGTGTAA
- the LOC119765587 gene encoding uncharacterized protein LOC119765587: MIKIKAQLFVLLSLLAILATGQSQHQFSRGSCKRVSCHVEPNYGDYSDFFVKHCPDPFNFSGYCSCDDGPGYQAYYHECPSGTFFDGYSQLCRNNEGDRDDEGFSTDRLIYCIDNWLNDRSKAQARFVCKK, encoded by the exons ATGATCAAGATAAAGG CTCAACTGTTCGTGCTTCTGTCGTTGCTGGCAATACTGGCCACCGGCCAGTCGCAGCACCAGTTCTCTCGCGGATCGTGCAAACGCGTGTCGTGCCACGTGGAACCCAACTACGGCGATTACAGCGACTTCTTCGTCAAACATTGTCCAGATCCGTTCAATTTCAGCGGATACTGTAGCTGCGATGATGGTCCCGGCTATCAGGCGTACTACCACGAGTGCCCGTCTGGAACGTTCTTCGATGGGTATTCCCAGCTGTGTCGCAACAATGAAGGTGACAGGGACGATGAGGGGTTTTCTACGGACAGGCTGATCTATTGCATTGATAACTGGCTAAACGATCGCAGCAAGGCTCAAGCGAGATTCGTTtgcaaaaagtaa